The genomic segment CTTGCCAGATGGGCAATTGAAAATCATCCTTGTGATGAACAACTGGCCTTTGCAAAGCCACTTCCTCATCGGTCTTCGGCCACTTGCGGAATACCAGCAGATACTCGGGCATCCCCACCCGGCAAAATGAGGCATCGCCCCGGAAGGTCTTGTAGAGCAAGCCATGGGCATTGGTCTTGCTGCGCTCCAGGACCGGATCGCGCCAGATGGTGATACGGCATTGCAGGTTCCAGCCGGCCTTGAGATGGGCTTCGGTAATGCGATCCGACAAGGGCCGAATCCCCGAGGCCCCATCCACCGATGATCCCTGGTAATAAACCATGTCCTTGATATGGACGCAGGACAGCCGGCCAGGACGGGTGGCCCGGAGTTTTTCCTTGACCAAAAAACTGTATTGCTCAAGAAATTCGTCGTCGTTTTCCGTATTACCCATATCCGCTTCCGACTCGGAATAGATGTATAGGCTGGAAAACGGCGGGCTATAAACCGTGATATCAATCGAGTTGTCCGGGATCTGGGTAGCCAAGGCCAGGCAATCGCCATAATAGGCGGACCAGTTCTCGCCATGGACTTGATCCAGGACCGTGAGCGGGGAGTTCAAAGCAGCGTTAATAGTTTTCATGGTGTCTTTCTCTGAAGTTAGGCGGCCAGCCAGTGCGGCAGGCGAGCGACTTGACGTGGGATATAGGATGTTTTCGTTTCGCGCTTGGCCACTTCGCGCCTCATAGCGGCAGTCATCGCTTCCTTCATAATCTCGTGGTCGCGGGCCTTGCGCTGGATGGTGTTCCAGATGACGGATTCCGTTTCCGCCAAGGCCACATGCACCTGAACCTTGCGCGTTTGGCCGAAACGATCACACCGACGAATGGCCTGGTAGTATTGCTCATAGGAGAATGAAAGACCGCAAAACGCTACACGGGCGCAATGTTGGAAATTTAATCCGAACCCAAAAATCGAGGCTTTAGTTATCAGTATTTTCGACTTGTTCTTCTGCAGCTCGCAGGTATAACAAAGCTTTTTCGAGAGACTTCGCCGTATCGCCAAGTTTTCCGAGCCCGAGATTGCATGAGTCGCAGAGTAGTCCCCTGACTTTTCCTGTTGAATGACAATGATCGACTCGCAATCTTCCGCTACTGCTGTTTCCTCCGCAGATTGCACAGACTCCATTTTGAGACTCGTGCATTGCATAGTACTGTTCGACGGTGATCCCAAAAGTCTTGAGTACATTAGCGAGTCGCTTTTCTGGGTTTCTTTTTCGCCAACCATTGGCTTGCTCTCTGGCTTTTTCTCGCAACTCTGAGGACTCTGCGTATCGCTTTCTTCTGTACTCGTTTCGCAGATTATTTTGCTCCTCGGTCCTAACAAACTTATCCTTGTTGTTTTGGTAGTAGATGCGCATGTATTCTTTATTTTCTTCTGGGGTTCTGCTAGGTTTAAGGATTGTTGGATTACCTGCATCTGCGAGGGCTTGTAATTTTCGCTTGCGATTTTCTGCGTACTCTGGTTTCCACATGTGCATTCACCATCTATGCCGCAAAACCACATTGCGGCGGCTTCTTTGTAATCGCTTGAGTCAGAACCCCTGACTTCAACGGCTTCCGGTAAAACTAACGAGAGAGCGTCAGCTTCGTAATCGGTATCACACCATACAAGCCATGCCTCGTTAGGGTCTGCCTTGACAATTTCGGCAATTCGTTCGGCGCGGGCTTTAGCGGTAATTCTTTTTTCTTTATGAATAGCTGTGGCACTTGTATCCACATGCCGAAATAGCTCGTGATATTCCGCGCCCGCTCTTAAATCCGCATCTACATAGTGAAGATCAACTTGATGGCCAGGGCGCTCAAAGCCCACATCGGAATAGCCGAGATCGGAAGGCCGGGCGGCCATCCGCGCCCAAGACGCCACCCATGACCAAAAATCCGCCACGCCATGATGCTTGAGGCGATAGCGCCCCATTTGCGCTGGTCCGCGACGAACCATCTGGCCAGCATTTCATTGCTGGCCATGACCCGGAGTAGTTGCGAATGCTGGCCAAGTTCCATATGGTCATTGGGCGCCGGGGTTGCCGTCAGGGCCAAGACGTAGGGAATGCGCTCGGCAAAGGCCATCAAGTTTTTGCTCGTCTTGCCTCCGAAAGATTTAACTATTGAAGATTCGTCGCATACCAAGCCGCCGAACATATCCGGGTCAAACAGATGCATCCGCTCATAGTTCGTAATTACGATTGGCGTCTTGGCCTTGCTGGCCTCCCGGACATAAGCCGCATCAATGCCGAACCTGGCCGCCTCCCGAGCGTGTTGGGGGCCAACCGCCAAGGGCGCCAGCATCAGGACTGGCTTGTTGGTTGCCTCGCCAATCACGCGCCCCCATTCCAGCCCAATCAGGGCCTTGCCCATGCCCGTATCCAGGAAGCCAGCCCCGCACCCGACTCTTATCAGGTAATCGGTAACATCCGCCTGATAGCTGAACATGGCCTCGTTCAAAGCCGGAACCTTGGCCAGTCCTCGCGGGACCGCCCGCCGGGCCTTGCGTCTTATCATTGAAAAGTAGTGATCCAGTTGCGTTTGCTGGTATATTTGCGGTGTCATGCGCTCGCACTCCTATTTAGTGCTAGTGGGTGATTCCCGGTCCCTGTTGACGGCAGGGCGCCGGGGCTTGTCAAACTGACCCCGCCAGCCGTTGCGCGGCCTGGTGAAGTCGGGAATTGAACCATCTCCTTATGGCGTAGCTTCTGGCTAGGCTAATGGCCGTAAACCAGGCGCCAATCCAGAGATTGGTACTGAGTGGCACATTGATTCCGAATAGCGGAAAGATCGCTAATTGGGATAAGAGCGCCACCAGATAGCCAATGCCGATATTCATCAGCGATTCGATCAGCGATTCCTTCCGGCTTTGCATCATCGCCAGTTCATCCGCGCTTCGCGTTTTGAGGCGCAGTAAAAACAGAGGGCAAATTGACGGCGGTGGTGATCCAGAATTTCGCCGCAGTCTGTGCAAAAGTTGCTCGTCGGCAAGGGCCGCTCGCGCTGAAATTTCAAAGCCGCCGCAAAGCGGGCCGCCTCGCGCTCTTCCATTTCGGACAGCGTGTCGATTTCGTCACTCATTTCAAAAACCACACGGCAACGACACCCATGGCGATGCACACGCCCACGATGACGGCCACGCTCGCCAGATCAACGAGAAATTGCGTCACTTAGAATTCTCCAGGCGATGGCGGCTTGCAGGGGGACTTGGGCATTGCCAAGGGCCTTGAGTTGGCCAACCCGGTTTTTGACGCCGGTAGCGATTCGTCCGACATCGGGCTCGATATCCCACCAGCCTGGAACCAGTTGAGGGGGAAGTTCATCAGCCAACACACCCAAACCGGATTGAGGCTCCCGCCTATCTGCTCCGATAGCGGCCGGCTGTTGCGCTCCATCGTTGCCTGACTGGCTTTGCCCGATTTCCAGTCCCTCGCCGTAGGCGTGGCGCATTGGAAGACTGCCATCGCCAGCCCGTCCCCGCTGTTTGGGCTTAATCCCTTGCGGTTGTTGTTGCCGCAGACTGTTGGCGTGGGCCACTTGACCTGATCCGCCAGCGTGATCGTTTGGCCCTTGGCCCGTTTGCGGTTCGCGTATTCCGGGTCTTTGGCCCGATCCGCATTGAGCATCCCCACTGTGGGAGTCCGCCAATTAGCGGTCTCCCCAGATGCTTGCCCGATCCTCTTCGCCATGGGGTAGCACCAGCCCGGCGATGCGGAGCACCGGGGCTACGGAACCTCCCAGACCGCATCCATCCCGAGCGCGGCAAGGTCACTGAGGACGGTATCGAGTCCCCGAGTAACGAGAGCTGGGCTGTTTTCAATGAATGCGTAGCGGGGTCGTATTTCGCCAATAATCCGGGCAAATTCTTTCCAGAGTCCTGATCGCTCGCCTGTGATTCCGGCCCCTTTGCCGGCGACGGATACGTCTTGACAGGGAAATCCACCTGAGACAACCAGGGAATCGCGCCGCTCAATGAGCCATTCGATGTAGCTTCGAGTGTCGGGATTGTCGATTGAAAACGTACGCACATCGTCCCAGACAGGAAACGGAGGTAGGCATCCGTCAGACTGCCGCTCCAGCAAGACCCGTCTTGGGTACTCTTCGATTTCGACGGCGCCGACTGTCCGGTGTCCGAGCAGGATGTCGGAGAGGACGCCTCCGCCCGCTCCTGCAAAAAGATGGAGGGCGCTAAGTGCCACATTGCACTCTCCCCGGACGCGGCCAGGCGATAGCCGCCGAGACAATGCCCGTGGGCAACTCCGCCGCTATCGGCGTCACCAGGGGCTTAATGAGTGTTCTTGGCTGGCGAATTGGCGCGCCCAATCCGCGAGATGCCGCCAGTGCCGCTTTGCTTCTGGACGGACGGGGAGGACGATCCTGAGGCAACAGCCGGGACCGCTGAATCGAACACGGGAGACAAACTGCCGTGCGACCCTGGGCTTCGCGCACTCGCAGGACACTCAGATAGTGCTGTGCTAACTCTGACTCTTTGCCGCAGCACTCCCAGACGACGCGCCACATCCTGAAAGACTCGCCACGCCCCAGGATGCGCACGGGTCCGAATTGCTCACCGATGGCATAATCAGCCCGCTTCGCCGGATTGGCGGCGCGCTGGGCGCAGCGATGGCAGCGGGTCGCGCCCGCCTTCTGCGCCTTCTTAAAGACGAGTTCGTTACGCTCGATTTCCCGCCCGCAGCATTCCGCCTTGGCTAGATAGCGGCGATAGTTGCTCTTGGGCGCGTCGGAGAGAACGGCGAGGATCGTGTAGCAGGC from the bacterium genome contains:
- a CDS encoding endonuclease VII domain-containing protein; this encodes MRIYYQNNKDKFVRTEEQNNLRNEYRRKRYAESSELREKAREQANGWRKRNPEKRLANVLKTFGITVEQYYAMHESQNGVCAICGGNSSSGRLRVDHCHSTGKVRGLLCDSCNLGLGKLGDTAKSLEKALLYLRAAEEQVENTDN
- a CDS encoding DNA cytosine methyltransferase — its product is MALSALHLFAGAGGGVLSDILLGHRTVGAVEIEEYPRRVLLERQSDGCLPPFPVWDDVRTFSIDNPDTRSYIEWLIERRDSLVVSGGFPCQDVSVAGKGAGITGERSGLWKEFARIIGEIRPRYAFIENSPALVTRGLDTVLSDLAALGMDAVWEVP